The window GAAGGCCTTCTTTTTGAAGACGAACACTTCCCCCTTGTGGAAAAAATCTTCCTGGGTTTTTTAAAACACAAAGGCGCGCGCGATGAAATCCTGATAATGAACGGCCTGCCAAGGCATGTTGGCCAGGCCCAAAAACTCGCCTCCCGTGTTAACATTCCTTTGGTCCTGGTAATAGAAGCCTCTTTTGAGGAGATTCTTGAGCGCATCCACCGCAACACAGGAGGAGACCGCCAGGGCCGCGATGACGACTATATCGAACTTATTTACAAAAAATGGCAAACTTATAAAAACCGTACCCGACCTCTTCGTTCCTATTATCAAGCCCAAGGGGCAGAAGTTTTAAAAATTCTCGTGGGACGCTTTACAAAGCCGCATGAGACCTTATCTCTCTTAAAGGAACAACTTCCCTGCGAAAAATTTGTTGCTCTTTTTAAGGGTTAAACAAAATCCTATTTAAAAATCATACTAAATCGCTTAAATTAAAGAAAACTTCAACAGGAGGCCGGGGGATGGAATATTACGTTGGGCTTGACGTAGGTTCTGGCACTGCCAAAGTAGCGGTTTTAAATGAAAAGCGGGAAATACTTTTTCACGCCTATGAAAAAACCCACGGGCAACCTGTAGAAACTGCGGAACGGCTGCTTGCCCAGGTAGAAGAAAAGTTTGGCGGAAAGCTCACTGGCCTTACCTGCACCGGTACCGCAGGGAAGACCATTTCGCAAATCCTTGGGGTTGCCTTTGTAAACGAGGTCATGGCCCATGCCCGAGCTGTTGAGCACTTTCATCCTGAAGCACGCACTATTATCGATATCGGCGGAGAAGACTCAAAGCTTGTTTTTATCTCCCACGAAGACGGGAAATTTCGCATCAAAGACTTTGCCCTTAATACCCTTTGCGCTGCGGGGACAGGGGCCTTTTTGGAACAACAGGCCGCGCGCCTTGGTTACACCATTCAGGAATTTAGCAAACTTGCCCTAAAGGCCGAAAACATCCCCCGGATCGCAGGGCGCTGCACTGTGTTTGCCAAGTCTGACATGATTCATCTCCAACAAGCCGCTGTCCCTGATCATGAAATCATCGC of the Thermodesulfatator atlanticus DSM 21156 genome contains:
- a CDS encoding adenylate kinase family protein, translated to MPELKGILLLGPTGVGKSPLGDLLEEKGLYGYRFLHFDFGRELRAIAKGALREDILPSERIFIRKVLEEGLLFEDEHFPLVEKIFLGFLKHKGARDEILIMNGLPRHVGQAQKLASRVNIPLVLVIEASFEEILERIHRNTGGDRQGRDDDYIELIYKKWQTYKNRTRPLRSYYQAQGAEVLKILVGRFTKPHETLSLLKEQLPCEKFVALFKG